A stretch of Triticum aestivum cultivar Chinese Spring chromosome 1D, IWGSC CS RefSeq v2.1, whole genome shotgun sequence DNA encodes these proteins:
- the LOC123181338 gene encoding pyridoxal reductase, chloroplastic — translation MALSAAKAAPATPFSSQPHGGGVLLRRPPSPPPPAAALRLGPLFWPWQKVKVGPLSVSPMGFGTWAWGNQLLWGYQESMDSELQECFNLALKNGINLFDTADSYGTGKLNGQSERLLGKFIRECQGPIKSPDDVIIATKFAAYPWRLTSGQFVNACKSSLERLQIDRLGIGQLHWSTANYAPLQERALWDGLVEMYDKGLVRAVGVSNYGPKQLLKIHSYLASRGVPLSSAQVQFSLLSMGDEQMELKTVCDSLGVRLIAYSPLGLGMLTGKYDASNLPNGPRSVLFRQILPGLESLLSCLSGIADRKGKTMSQVAINWCICKGAIPIPGVKTVRHVEDNLGALGWRLSPDEISELEAAAMECPKKMVQNIFQTA, via the exons ATGGCCCTGTCGGCTGCCAAGGCGGCGCCGGCGACGCCTTTCTCGTCGCAGCCGCACGGCGGAGGcgtcctcctccggcgacctccgtcaccgccgccgcccgccgcggcgCTGCGCCTCGGACCCCTCTTCTGGCCGTGGCAAAAG GTGAAAGTTGGGCCCCTTTCGGTTTCCCCCATGGGTTTTGGAACATGGGCATGGGGCAACCAGCTGCTCTGGGGCTACCAGGAAAGCATGGATAGTGAACTGCAGGAGTGTTTCAATTTGGCTCTGAAGAATGGCATAAACCTTTTCGACACCGCCGACTCTTATGGAACTGGGAAGTTGAATGGCCAAAGCGAAAGGCTGCTCGGCAAATTTATCCGCGAGTGCCAAG GGCCAATAAAGTCTCCAGACGATGTGATTATCGCAACTAAGTTTGCCGCGTATCCTTGGCGACTAACGTCAGGCCAGTTTGTCAACGCCTGCAA GTCATCATTAGAAAGGTTACAGATCGATCGGCTCGGAATAGGGCAGCTGCATTGGTCTACTGCTAACTATGCACCTCTGCAGGAGCGCGCTCTCTGGGACGGTCTAGTTGAAATGTATGACAAG GGTCTTGTCCGGGCCGTGGGTGTGAGCAATTATGGGCCGAAGCAGCTTCTGAAGATCCACAGCTACCTAGCATCCAGAGGTGTCCCCTTGAGCTCAGCTCAG GTGCAGTTCTCGCTGCTGAGCATGGGCGATGAGCAGATGGAGCTGAAAACCGTGTGCGACTCTCTCGGCGTTCGTCTCATCGCTTATAGCCCTCTTGGGCTGGGCATGCTCACCGGGAAATATGACGCCTCTAACCTTCCAAATGGGCCAAG ATCTGTGTTGTTCCGGCAGATTCTTCCTGGGCTGGAATCCCTGCTGTCTTGCTTGAGTGGTATTGCCGACCGAAAGGGCAAAACCATGTCTCAG GTGGCTATAAACTGGTGCATTTGCAAAGGCGCAATTCCGATTCCGGGCGTGAAAACAGTCAGACATGTGGAGGACAACTTGGGTGCGCTCGGCTGGAGGCTGAGCCCTGATGAGATctcagagctggaagccgcggcgATGGAGTGCCCCAAGAAGATGGTTCAGAACATATTTCAGACCGCATGA
- the LOC123181337 gene encoding methionine gamma-lyase codes for MAHVLAAAEPLTLLKRPPPQNDGFGDDNGSTEEKAPKARRRESDPAVALAAARHEFGEHGGVNMSIEASATFTVMEPDTMRRLFTGELGPERGDLYIYSRHFNPTVLALGRQMAALEGTEAAYCTASGMSAISCVLMQLVGAGGHVVASRCLYGGTHALLSRFLPRTSGVQATFVDADDEAAVRAAIRPGETRVVYVETMSNPTLAVADIPMLARVAHEAGAKLVVDNTFTPVVVSPARLGADVVVHSVSKFISGGADIIAGAICGPASLVNSMMDLQDGALMLLGPTMNAKVASELAARLPHLPLRMQEHSRRAAEFAARMRRQGLRVTYPGLPDHPHHARLRAMGNPGYGAGGMLCLDMGTEERANRLMYHLQNTTQFGLMAVSLGYYDTLMSCSGNSTSSEMDPEDRARAGISPGLIRMSVGYNGTLEQRWAQFERALALMQQQDTPAAAAKYGKAV; via the exons ATGGCCCAcgtcctcgccgccgccgagcccctcaCCCTCCTCAAGCGCCCGCCGCCGCAGAACGACGGCTTCGGCGACGACAACGGCAGCACGGAGGAGAAGGCGCCCAAGGCGCGCCGCCGGGAGTCCGACCCGGCGGTGGCACTGGCCGCGGCGCGGCACGAGTTCGGGGAGCACGGCGGCGTGAACATGTCCATCGAGGCCTCAGCCACGTTCACCGTGATGGAGCCGGACACCATGCGCCGGCTCTTCACGGGGGAGCTGGGCCCGGAGCGCGGCGACCTGTACATCTACAGCCGCCACTTCAACCCGACGGTGCTGGCGCTGGGGCGGCAGATGGCCGCGCTGGAGGGGACCGAGGCCGCCTACTGCACGGCGTCCGGCATGTCGGCCATCTCCTGCGTGCTGATGCAGCTGGTGGGCGCCGGCGGGCACGTGGTGGCGTCGCGCTGCCTGTACGGCGGCACCCACGCGCTGCTGTCCCGGTTCCTGCCGCGCACCTCCGGCGTGCAGGCGACGTTCGTGGACGCGGACGACGAGGCGGCCGTGCGCGCGGCCATCAGGCCGGGGGAGACGCGGGTGGTGTACGTGGAGACGATGTCGAACCCGACGCTGGCCGTGGCCGACATCCCGATGCTGGCGCGGGTGGCGCACGAGGCCGGGGCCAAGCTGGTGGTGGACAACACCTTCACCCCCGTCGTCGTCTCGCCCGCGCGGCTCGgcgccgacgtcgtcgtccacagCGTGTCCAAGTTCATCAGCGGCGGCGCCGACATCATCGCCG GTGCGATCTGCGGGCCGGCGAGCCTGGTGAACTCCATGATGGACCTGCAGGACGGCGCGCTGATGCTGCTGGGCCCCACGATGAACGCCAAGGTGGCGTCCGAGCTGGCGGCTCGCCTCCCGCACCTGCCGCTGCGGATGCAGGAGCACTCGCGCCGCGCCGCCGAGTTCGCGGCCCGGATGCGGCGCCAGGGCCTCCGCGTCACCTACCCGGGCCTCCCCGACCACCCGCACCACGCCCGGCTGCGCGCCATGGGCAACCCGGGCTACGGCGCCGGCGGCATGCTGTGCCTCGACATGGGCACGGAGGAGCGCGCCAACCGCCTCATGTACCACCTGCAGAACACCACCCAGTTCGGCCTCATGGCCGTCAGCCTCGGCTACTACGACACGCTCATGTCCTGCTCCGGCAACAGCACCAGCAGCGAGATGGACCCCGAGGACCGCGCGCGCGCCGGCATCTCCCCGGGCCTCATCCGCATGTCCGTCGGCTACAACGGCACCCTGGAGCAGCGCTGGGCGCAGTTCGAGCGCGCCCTCGCGCTCATGCAGCAGCAggacacccccgccgccgccgcaaagtACGGCAAGGCCGTCTGA